One Deltaproteobacteria bacterium genomic window carries:
- a CDS encoding PIN domain-containing protein yields the protein MPVLYFFRRRVFSEAQARADAQTAVRGFQLVPLTTAILDTATASSLPDFEDNIQLASAQTIQAAYLITRNTKDFQPVPLPVVTPEA from the coding sequence GTGCCCGTACTCTACTTCTTTCGGCGGCGCGTCTTCTCCGAAGCCCAAGCGCGAGCTGATGCACAGACGGCTGTGCGCGGGTTCCAATTGGTGCCGCTCACAACGGCTATCCTGGACACCGCCACGGCTTCTTCACTGCCGGACTTTGAGGATAATATCCAGTTAGCCAGTGCGCAGACGATCCAGGCCGCGTATCTGATTACGCGCAATACCAAAGACTTTCAGCCTGTGCCGCTTCCTGTGGTGACGCCCGAAGCTTAG
- a CDS encoding HEPN domain-containing protein yields the protein MNPELELARALLEDAKLLLTHGRHRSTVSRAYYAAYHAGIALLEKLGLKPQNYAGKSGRPANRWEHGIVTAEVAANPRSSAILTSSVALQLRWQYMQRIRGDYRAQVTISTITAQTSVTLAEQIVTTVEGYHAQHP from the coding sequence GTGAATCCTGAACTCGAATTGGCGCGGGCCTTGTTGGAAGATGCGAAGCTGCTGTTAACGCACGGGCGACATCGCTCGACCGTCTCCCGTGCGTATTACGCCGCGTATCACGCGGGCATCGCGTTGCTCGAAAAGCTCGGGCTGAAACCGCAGAACTACGCTGGGAAAAGCGGGCGACCTGCGAATCGCTGGGAACATGGCATTGTGACTGCGGAGGTGGCCGCCAATCCTCGCTCTAGCGCCATCCTGACCTCGTCCGTAGCGCTCCAACTCCGTTGGCAGTATATGCAGCGCATTCGCGGCGACTACCGTGCCCAGGTAACTATCTCGACGATCACTGCCCAAACGAGCGTTACCTTGGCTGAACAGATTGTGACCACTGTGGAGGGATACCATGCCCAGCACCCTTAA